A genome region from Columba livia isolate bColLiv1 breed racing homer chromosome 2, bColLiv1.pat.W.v2, whole genome shotgun sequence includes the following:
- the ANO10 gene encoding anoctamin-10 isoform X1: protein MEPAAGASSLKMSESWSFLDTVEPNFRPLVVVELAKGTKEETREWFTKRIVDKKANGGAQLLVKPLGTENGEENIYLVGASHLRLLLGAETVGLVKECNDNSMRTFTYSSRKTFKGFADDNHNFLTIAECQYIIKHELENLRAKDEKMIPGYPQAKLYPGKSIVRRLLTNGILVQIFPLHDREELKKLRHSWYGRVKVGYQPLDEIRCYFGETIALYFGFLEYFTFALIPMAVIGIPYYVFAWEDYDKYVMFATFNLLWSTVILEVWKRICAIMTYRWGTLLMKRQFEEPRPGFHGVLGINPITGKEEPVYSSIKRQIRIYLVSLPFVCLCLYFSLYVMMIYFDLEQWALDYHEENESTFSSLMLFVPSIIYAVVIEIMNRIYRYAAEFLTSWENHRLESSYQNHLILKVLVFNFLNCFASLFYIAFVLFDMKLLRQSLATLLITSQIINQFAESVFPYWLQKRHKKRMKKRVCSMKTDTDLSLVEQVNLEKEMGTYFGTFDDYLELFLQFGYVSLFSCVYPLAAVFAVLNNITEIYSDALKMCRVYKRPFSEPTANIGVWQLAFETMSVISVVTNCILIGMSPQVNALFPDSKMDLMLTVALVEHLLLAIKFIMAFVIPDKPRDIQIKLAKLEFESLEALKQQQMKLAAESLKE, encoded by the exons ATGGAGCCGGCAGCCGGCG CAAGCTCTCTAAAGATGTCAGAAAGCTGGTCTTTCTTGGATACTGTTGAGCCTAACTTCAGGCCTCTGGTAGTAGTTGAGCTTGCAAAAGGCACCAAAGAGGAAACCAGAGAATGGTTCACCAAACGAATTGTGGACAAAAAGGCAAATGGAG GTGCACAACTGCTGGTTAAACCATTGGGCacagaaaatggagaagaaaatatttatctagTTGGAGCTTCCCACTTAAGGCTGTTGCTGGGAGCTGAAACTGTGGGTTTGGTGAAGGAATGTAATGATAACTCAATGAGAACTTTTAcatacagcagcagaaaaactttCAAAGGCTTTGCAG ATGACAATCACAATTTCCTTACAATCGCAGAATGTCAATATATCATCAAACATGAACTCGAAAATTTGAGAgctaaagatgaaaaaatgatCCCTGGATATCCTCAGGCAAAACTGTATCCAGGAAAATCAATTG TGAGAAGATTATTGACCAATGGTATTCTAGTTCAGATTTTCCCACTGCATGATAGAGAAGAGTTGAAAAAGCTCCGTCACAGCTGGTATGGTCGAGTGAAAGTTGGCTATCAACCCTTAG atgaGATACGCTGCTACTTCGGTGAAACCATTGCTCTCTACTTTGGCTTCTTAGAGTACTTCACATTCGCTTTGATTCCAATGGCTGTCATTGGGATTCCTTATTATGTGTTTGCATGGGAAGACTATGACAAATACGTGATGTTTGCTACATTCAATCTGCTCTGGTCCACTGTGATACTGGAAGTTTGGAAGCGGATTTGCGCCATCATGACATATCGTTGGGGGACGCTGTTGATGAAACGACAGTTTGAAGAACCAAGACCAGGCTTCCATGGTGTCCTGGGTATCAATCCCATCACTGGGAAGGAGGAACCAGTGTACTCAAGTATTAAGAGACAGATACGGATTTATCTGGTGTCCTTACCATTTGTGTGCCTTTGCCTCTACTTCTCACTGTATGTGATGATGATTTACTTTGACTTGGAACAGTGGGCTCTGGATTATCATGAAGAGAATGAGTCTACCTTCAGCAGCTTGATGCTGTTTGTACCCAGTATCATATATGCTGTTGTGATTGAGATTATGAACCGTATCTATCGGTATGCTGCTGAATTCTTGACATCATGGG AAAATCACAGGCTGGAATCTTCTTACCAGAATCATTTAATTCTGAAAGTTTTAGTG ttcAACTTCTTAAATTGTTTTGCATCTCTTTTCTACATTGCCTTTGTGCTGTTTGATATGAAGCTTTTGAGGCAG agCTTGGCCACTTTGCTGATAACTTCGCAGATCATTAATCAGTTTGCAGAATCCGTGTTTCCTTACTGGCTCCAGAAGAGACATAAGAAGAGGATGAAGAAACGCGTGTGTTCTATGAAAACAGATACAGACCTGTCGTTAGTTGAACAAGTCAACTTGGAGAAAGAAATGGGCACCTATTTT ggtACTTTTGATGATTACCTGGAGTTGTTCTTGCAGTTTGGCTATGTGAgtcttttctcctgtgtttaTCCACTGGCAGCTGTCTTTGCAGTGTTAAACAACATCACAGAGATATATTCCGATGCCTTAAAGATGTGCAGAGTTTACAAGCGTCCATTTTCAGAACCCACAGCAAATATTGGTGTTTGGCAG ttggcttTTGAAACTATGAGTGTAATATCAGTTGTTACTAATTGCATACTGATTGGAATGTCTCCGCAAGTGAATGCCCTTTTCCCAGACTCAAAAATGGACCTTATGCTGACTGTGGCATTGGTAGAG
- the ANO10 gene encoding anoctamin-10 isoform X2, producing MSESWSFLDTVEPNFRPLVVVELAKGTKEETREWFTKRIVDKKANGGAQLLVKPLGTENGEENIYLVGASHLRLLLGAETVGLVKECNDNSMRTFTYSSRKTFKGFADDNHNFLTIAECQYIIKHELENLRAKDEKMIPGYPQAKLYPGKSIVRRLLTNGILVQIFPLHDREELKKLRHSWYGRVKVGYQPLDEIRCYFGETIALYFGFLEYFTFALIPMAVIGIPYYVFAWEDYDKYVMFATFNLLWSTVILEVWKRICAIMTYRWGTLLMKRQFEEPRPGFHGVLGINPITGKEEPVYSSIKRQIRIYLVSLPFVCLCLYFSLYVMMIYFDLEQWALDYHEENESTFSSLMLFVPSIIYAVVIEIMNRIYRYAAEFLTSWENHRLESSYQNHLILKVLVFNFLNCFASLFYIAFVLFDMKLLRQSLATLLITSQIINQFAESVFPYWLQKRHKKRMKKRVCSMKTDTDLSLVEQVNLEKEMGTYFGTFDDYLELFLQFGYVSLFSCVYPLAAVFAVLNNITEIYSDALKMCRVYKRPFSEPTANIGVWQLAFETMSVISVVTNCILIGMSPQVNALFPDSKMDLMLTVALVEHLLLAIKFIMAFVIPDKPRDIQIKLAKLEFESLEALKQQQMKLAAESLKE from the exons ATGTCAGAAAGCTGGTCTTTCTTGGATACTGTTGAGCCTAACTTCAGGCCTCTGGTAGTAGTTGAGCTTGCAAAAGGCACCAAAGAGGAAACCAGAGAATGGTTCACCAAACGAATTGTGGACAAAAAGGCAAATGGAG GTGCACAACTGCTGGTTAAACCATTGGGCacagaaaatggagaagaaaatatttatctagTTGGAGCTTCCCACTTAAGGCTGTTGCTGGGAGCTGAAACTGTGGGTTTGGTGAAGGAATGTAATGATAACTCAATGAGAACTTTTAcatacagcagcagaaaaactttCAAAGGCTTTGCAG ATGACAATCACAATTTCCTTACAATCGCAGAATGTCAATATATCATCAAACATGAACTCGAAAATTTGAGAgctaaagatgaaaaaatgatCCCTGGATATCCTCAGGCAAAACTGTATCCAGGAAAATCAATTG TGAGAAGATTATTGACCAATGGTATTCTAGTTCAGATTTTCCCACTGCATGATAGAGAAGAGTTGAAAAAGCTCCGTCACAGCTGGTATGGTCGAGTGAAAGTTGGCTATCAACCCTTAG atgaGATACGCTGCTACTTCGGTGAAACCATTGCTCTCTACTTTGGCTTCTTAGAGTACTTCACATTCGCTTTGATTCCAATGGCTGTCATTGGGATTCCTTATTATGTGTTTGCATGGGAAGACTATGACAAATACGTGATGTTTGCTACATTCAATCTGCTCTGGTCCACTGTGATACTGGAAGTTTGGAAGCGGATTTGCGCCATCATGACATATCGTTGGGGGACGCTGTTGATGAAACGACAGTTTGAAGAACCAAGACCAGGCTTCCATGGTGTCCTGGGTATCAATCCCATCACTGGGAAGGAGGAACCAGTGTACTCAAGTATTAAGAGACAGATACGGATTTATCTGGTGTCCTTACCATTTGTGTGCCTTTGCCTCTACTTCTCACTGTATGTGATGATGATTTACTTTGACTTGGAACAGTGGGCTCTGGATTATCATGAAGAGAATGAGTCTACCTTCAGCAGCTTGATGCTGTTTGTACCCAGTATCATATATGCTGTTGTGATTGAGATTATGAACCGTATCTATCGGTATGCTGCTGAATTCTTGACATCATGGG AAAATCACAGGCTGGAATCTTCTTACCAGAATCATTTAATTCTGAAAGTTTTAGTG ttcAACTTCTTAAATTGTTTTGCATCTCTTTTCTACATTGCCTTTGTGCTGTTTGATATGAAGCTTTTGAGGCAG agCTTGGCCACTTTGCTGATAACTTCGCAGATCATTAATCAGTTTGCAGAATCCGTGTTTCCTTACTGGCTCCAGAAGAGACATAAGAAGAGGATGAAGAAACGCGTGTGTTCTATGAAAACAGATACAGACCTGTCGTTAGTTGAACAAGTCAACTTGGAGAAAGAAATGGGCACCTATTTT ggtACTTTTGATGATTACCTGGAGTTGTTCTTGCAGTTTGGCTATGTGAgtcttttctcctgtgtttaTCCACTGGCAGCTGTCTTTGCAGTGTTAAACAACATCACAGAGATATATTCCGATGCCTTAAAGATGTGCAGAGTTTACAAGCGTCCATTTTCAGAACCCACAGCAAATATTGGTGTTTGGCAG ttggcttTTGAAACTATGAGTGTAATATCAGTTGTTACTAATTGCATACTGATTGGAATGTCTCCGCAAGTGAATGCCCTTTTCCCAGACTCAAAAATGGACCTTATGCTGACTGTGGCATTGGTAGAG